From Armatimonadota bacterium, the proteins below share one genomic window:
- a CDS encoding RNA polymerase sigma factor — protein MFAVAGKDVDLPLAMDAGIEQILRQERPRTLATLIRLLGDFHLAEESLQSAILAALEKWPQEGVPQNPRAWLISAARFKAIDSLRKDRRFIPNDHLLNVIDASDRFHEVIEDLSVEDDQLRLIFACCHPALPLEGRVALTLREVCGLTTSEIAHGYLVPDSTIAQRIVRAKAKIRDDRIPYEIPGSGELGFRLASVLKVMYLLFNEGYFASTGEVLFRQVLCREAIRLTRLIAGLFPVPEVLGLLGLMLLQEARSATRSSQGGVVLFDDQDPANWDSVMIQEGMGLVQQASAVDAPGPYTLQAAIFAHHVHWAIQGNKDWRKIVELYDQLLLQQPSEIIELNRAVAVSHVKGAAAGLAIVDGILGEGNLENYSFAHSTRAEFCRKLGLVQEARSSYLRALELTGQTIRRRFLQDRLDGLAIQ, from the coding sequence ATGTTTGCCGTCGCCGGCAAAGATGTAGACTTGCCGCTTGCAATGGATGCGGGGATAGAACAGATTCTGCGCCAAGAGCGGCCGCGCACATTGGCGACCCTCATCCGGCTCCTGGGAGACTTTCATTTAGCGGAAGAATCTTTGCAATCTGCAATTTTGGCCGCCCTCGAAAAGTGGCCACAAGAAGGCGTTCCCCAAAACCCCCGGGCTTGGCTCATCTCCGCCGCCCGATTCAAAGCAATCGATTCGCTCCGCAAAGATCGTCGGTTCATCCCAAACGACCACTTGCTCAATGTTATCGACGCGTCTGATCGCTTCCATGAGGTCATCGAGGATTTGTCGGTTGAAGATGACCAGCTCCGGCTGATCTTTGCCTGTTGCCATCCGGCGCTCCCCCTTGAAGGCCGCGTCGCATTGACTTTGCGCGAAGTCTGTGGCCTCACAACTTCGGAGATCGCCCATGGCTACCTCGTGCCGGACAGCACCATAGCCCAAAGAATTGTCCGAGCCAAGGCAAAGATCCGCGACGACCGGATTCCTTATGAGATTCCAGGTTCCGGAGAGTTGGGTTTCCGGTTGGCAAGCGTGCTGAAGGTCATGTACCTTTTGTTCAACGAGGGCTACTTTGCATCCACCGGTGAAGTCTTGTTCCGCCAAGTCCTTTGCCGCGAAGCCATCCGCCTGACAAGGCTCATCGCCGGGCTGTTTCCCGTGCCAGAAGTCTTGGGGTTGCTGGGCCTGATGCTTCTCCAAGAAGCCCGTTCCGCTACACGCTCAAGCCAGGGCGGTGTCGTGCTATTCGATGACCAGGATCCCGCCAACTGGGATAGCGTGATGATCCAAGAGGGGATGGGATTGGTCCAGCAAGCCAGTGCCGTCGATGCGCCAGGGCCCTACACGTTGCAAGCGGCGATCTTCGCCCACCATGTCCATTGGGCAATCCAGGGCAACAAGGACTGGCGCAAAATTGTCGAGTTGTACGACCAGTTGCTCCTCCAGCAACCGTCCGAGATCATTGAGCTGAACCGGGCGGTCGCGGTCTCACACGTTAAAGGGGCGGCGGCCGGGCTGGCCATCGTCGATGGCATCCTCGGCGAAGGAAACCTTGAAAACTACAGCTTTGCCCACTCGACCCGTGCCGAATTCTGCCGGAAATTGGGGCTCGTCCAAGAGGCAAGGAGTTCCTATCTCCGGGCATTGGAATTGACCGGCCAAACAATTCGGCGGCGATTCTTGCAAGATCGGTTAGATGGCTTGGCTATCCAATGA
- a CDS encoding DUF2490 domain-containing protein, with product MKKRSLLVLPVLAAANAAVAQDVIEDNRTWLNLNATGKISKDWSWYGELQPRFRDNSSEIDQLLFRVAAIQKISPRLSLGYGYGSITNYRPAGDIHENRLWQMVTYNPPARGPVTPNLRLRAEQRMVDGGSDVGWRLRLQARASRPIEGTKWSVFAGNEYFYNLNSTDWGALQGFDQNRLFLGLGYQVSKQAKFEFGYMNQYVRGANADRKNHVLFFTTVLSF from the coding sequence ATGAAGAAGCGAAGCCTGCTCGTTCTCCCCGTTTTGGCGGCGGCCAACGCCGCCGTGGCCCAAGATGTCATCGAAGACAACCGCACCTGGCTGAACCTGAACGCCACCGGCAAAATCAGCAAAGATTGGTCGTGGTACGGCGAACTCCAGCCTCGCTTTCGCGATAACAGCTCGGAAATCGACCAGCTCCTCTTCCGGGTCGCGGCCATCCAAAAGATCAGCCCTCGGCTCTCTTTGGGTTATGGCTATGGCAGCATCACCAACTACCGCCCCGCTGGCGACATCCACGAAAATCGTTTGTGGCAAATGGTTACCTATAACCCCCCTGCCCGGGGCCCCGTGACCCCGAACTTGCGCCTGCGGGCGGAGCAGCGTATGGTCGATGGCGGGTCCGATGTGGGATGGCGTTTGAGGTTGCAGGCCCGCGCCTCCCGGCCGATTGAGGGCACCAAGTGGTCAGTCTTCGCAGGGAACGAGTACTTCTATAATCTCAATTCAACGGACTGGGGTGCATTGCAGGGATTTGACCAGAACCGGTTGTTCCTCGGCCTGGGCTATCAGGTTTCAAAGCAGGCGAAGTTCGAGTTCGGCTACATGAACCAATATGTGCGCGGTGCCAATGCTGACCGCAAAAACCACGTCCTGTTCTTCACAACGGTCCTGAGCTTTTAG
- a CDS encoding carbonic anhydrase — MKNSKMLFLGVCAFCLVGGAVASLATQQVNSTDAMQRLTEGNRRFVAGTPQHPHTDPARRTAVAKSQAPFAVVLTCADSRVSPELVFDQGLGDLFVARVAGNTFGKDILGSIEYSVAVLGSRLIVVMGHERCGAVDAAIKGGELPGSIGEAINPILPAVAATAGEKENRLDKTIAVNAEMQAKRLLAESKILSDLAEKGELKVVSATLDLDTGVVTMGKP, encoded by the coding sequence ATGAAAAACTCGAAAATGCTCTTTCTCGGCGTCTGTGCCTTCTGCCTTGTGGGAGGTGCCGTGGCCTCGTTGGCGACGCAGCAGGTCAATTCGACTGACGCGATGCAACGCTTGACCGAAGGCAACCGCCGATTCGTCGCCGGAACCCCCCAACACCCGCACACCGATCCTGCGCGCCGGACGGCCGTCGCCAAATCCCAGGCCCCGTTCGCTGTCGTCCTCACCTGCGCCGACTCCCGGGTTTCACCCGAGCTTGTGTTCGACCAGGGCCTCGGCGACCTGTTCGTGGCCCGCGTTGCCGGGAACACTTTTGGTAAGGACATCCTTGGCTCGATCGAATATTCGGTGGCCGTGCTCGGGTCGCGGTTGATCGTCGTCATGGGCCACGAGCGGTGCGGAGCGGTCGACGCGGCCATCAAGGGAGGAGAATTGCCGGGCTCCATCGGTGAAGCGATCAATCCCATCCTGCCCGCAGTCGCCGCGACTGCTGGAGAGAAGGAAAACCGACTCGACAAAACCATCGCGGTCAACGCTGAGATGCAAGCCAAGCGGCTCCTTGCCGAAAGCAAAATCCTTAGCGACTTGGCAGAAAAGGGCGAGCTGAAGGTGGTTTCGGCAACCCTTGACCTTGATACCGGGGTCGTCACGATGGGCAAGCCGTAA